A stretch of Pyrenophora tritici-repentis strain M4 chromosome 7, whole genome shotgun sequence DNA encodes these proteins:
- a CDS encoding CypX, Cytochrome P450 has translation MEEDGDKAGLITAIDEGLDYGAKVGLIPEVHWALCKAAEYLGIKSPFMKVMDFILLQIQNRVSGQTISPKDRQDFLDKLLPLEKNGKATRLDTINACGSNIGAGSDTTAISLTATIAYLSMHPDVLAKLREELDDAVNRGAASDPITFKESQKLPYLRAVIQETLRMHPAVGAPLTRIIGIGGANLAGRYFPAGTEVGVNPWVIHNNKEIFGPDASKFRPERWLVQDAEKRAVMDRNFLTFGAGSRTCIGKNISLLEMYKVIPQIVKKFDFQVVADSKHGEGYMWKTLFFAKQTLYCIVKERACV, from the coding sequence ATGGAAGAAGATGGCGACAAGGCAGGTCTCATTACTGCTATTGACGAAGGGCTCGATTACGGCGCCAAAGTTGGGCTTATTCCTGAGGTGCACTGGGCCTTATGCAAGGCGGCCGAATATCTGGGTATAAAGTCGCCCTTCATGAAGGTCATGGATTTCATCCTTTTACAGATTCAGAACCGTGTCTCGGGGCAGACTATATCTCCAAAAGATCGCCAGGACTTCCTTGACAAGCTGCTGCCGCTTGAAAAAAATGGCAAAGCTACTCGACTCGACACAATAAACGCTTGCGGAAGCAATATTGGAGCAGGCTCAGATACGACGGCCATCTCGTTGACCGCCACCATCGCCTACCTATCCATGCATCCAGACGTACTCGCTAAGTTACGGGAAGAACTCGACGATGCTGTAAACAGAGGCGCAGCATCGGACCCAATTACGTTCAAGGAGTCTCAAAAGCTACCCTATCTTCGTGCAGTAATTCAGGAAACACTTCGCATGCATCCTGCGGTTGGCGCACCCTTGACACGTATTATCGGCATCGGCGGTGCAAATCTTGCAGGGCGTTATTTTCCTGCTGGTACTGAAGTCGGCGTCAACCCATGGGTTATCCATAACAATAAAGAGATTTTTGGTCCAGATGCTTCTAAATTCAGACCGGAGCGTTGGTTAGTGCAGGACGCTGAGAAGCGTGCAGTGATGGACCGGAACTTCCTTACATTTGGTGCTGGATCGCGGACATGTATTGGTAAGAACATCAGCTTGTTAGAGATGTACAAAGTCATCCCGCAGATCGTAAAAAAGTTTGATTTTCAAGTGGTGGCAGATAGTAAGCATGGAGAGGGATACATGTGGAAGACATTATTCTTCGCGAAGCAGACTTTATACTGTATTGTCAAAGAAAGAGCGTGTGTATAG
- a CDS encoding Dimer-Tnp-hAT domain containing protein, with product MPPKKRVSDSAPSPRKRARGTASQPVAIDSQSYQSQPSALSPPPPYTHTFESRLRESQPEDAIVAPAEGSEQATLAPSSEAADDAVDEAFDAHLEDNYDGIDWGRLKLYTKPITTHQHKRSWIHRHGYRVALLKDPTRVFFICHWCFKHKLTDIGIGIYNTSAAVSSAARHLSEQKPGHRLVAPGKTPVASVYNALTTARVPISQAVANQINGFSKQRFRFAAVDWLVANNHPISEFETPAFRRLIAIANPLAEAALWKNHKSVSQYVIRLFDWLRPRVVHELSQSLSKIHISFDGWTTKGGKRGFLGIVAHYVNSDGKLRDLPIALPQLTGAHSGDRLAEVVLSILEQFSISERTLGYFVLDNASNNDTAVAAIAHELNFNPIHRRLRCGPHTINLIGQRLLWGRDADSYNNEGVDELADEAAFIKEWRKHGPLGVLLDIVNYIHTPQQYNLFEKAQRTAYRELPHDADDKLTILQPIKPVVTRWNSYFDCFERAIKLAPAINAYANTHIQNTAKEDIYADSQGKNRPAAPQWMRSDGLTAADWAVVTDYIEVLRPLKECTKRFEGRGEYSFGAIAEVIPTFEFLLTQLEARLLYYDCVVHDAHDEAPEDHLPINLRAALLKANEYYAKLDDSPAYYAATILHPRYKHYCDQAWAEKPDWLALNNLNFQALWADYKSLPLPRPCYTRAPKKPSNIDDAIDGIIDPTRGNTKEDEYEQWKREPIVGKGTDPIQYWFGLRDQYPNLSKMALTILSIPASSCECERVFSELGDLLEPRRRCISPELLAALHSVRRWRRAGFGGGDNDDMGQSKLTDEQMDVLYELSKWVGEDDDLDTWDDG from the coding sequence ATGCCGCCCAAAAAACGCGTCTCTGATAGCGCTCCCTCGCCTAGAAAGCGCGCGCGCGGCACTGCGAGCCAGCCCGTCGCGATCGACTCGCAGTCATATCAATCTCAGCCATCTGCTCTATCTCCGCCGCCTCCATATACACATACTTTCGAGTCGCGATTGCGCGAGTCGCAGCCCGAAGACGCTATCGTCGCGCCCGCCGAGGGCAGTGAGCAAGCTACGCTCGCTCCGTCTTCTGAAGCCGCCGACGACGCTGTAGATGAGGCTTTTGACGCCCATCTCGAAGACAATTATGATGGCATAGATTGGGGTCGCCTTAAGCTGTATACGAAGCCTATCACGACGCACCAACACAAGCGGAGTTGGATCCATCGCCACGGCTATCGCGTCGCTCTTCTCAAAGATCCAACCCGCGTATTCTTCATCTGCCACTGGTGTTTCAAGCACAAGCTCACGGATATTGGTATTGGGATATACAATACAAGCGCAGCAGTCTCGTCAGCCGCGCGCCACCTCAGCGAGCAGAAACCTGGCCATAGGCTAGTAGCACCAGGCAAGACTCCAGTTGCTAGTGTTTACAACGCGCTCACCACTGCGAGAGTCCCTATCTCACAGGCAGTAGCTAATCAGATTAACGGGTTTAGCAAGCAGCGCTTTAGGTTTGCCGCAGTAGACTGGCTCGTCGCGAACAACCACCCCATCTCTGAGTTCGAAACACCAGCTTTTCGACGCCTAATTGCTATCGCCAACCCACTTGCAGAAGcagcgctctggaagaaCCACAAGAGCGTCTCCCAATACGTCATACGACTGTTTGACTGGCTCAGGCCCCGCGTTGTCCACGAGCTGTCACAATCGCTTAGCAAgatccatataagctttgacggatggacaacgaaaggcggcaagcgcgggTTTCTcggtatcgtcgcccactacgtcAACTCAGATGGCAAGCTCCGAGACCTGCCTAtcgcgctgcctcagctCACAGGCGCTCACTCCGGCGATCGATTAGCTGAGGTTGTATTATCAATCTTAGAGCAGTTTAGCATAAGCGAGCGCACactcggttacttcgtcctcgacaatgcctctaataacgacaccgctgtcGCTGCGATTGCCCACGAGCTTAACTTCAATCCTATacaccgacgcctccgctgtGGCCCTCATACGATCAATCTGATTGGGCAGAGACTGCTCTGGGGCAGAGATGCAGACTcatacaacaacgagggAGTTGACGAGCTCGCCGACGAGGCAGCGTTTATAAAGGAGTGGCGAAAGCACGGGCCTTTAGGCGTACTTCTCGATATTGTCAACTATATCCACACACCGCAGCAGTACAATCTTTTTGAGAAGGCGCAGCGTACAGCTTACCGTGAGCTACCTCACGACGCAGACGACAAGCTCACGATACTACAGCCAATCAAGCCAGTAGTcacacgctggaactcatacttCGACTGTTTTGAGCGAGCTATAAAGCTCGCGCCGGCCATCAACGCGTACGCGAACACCCACATACAAAATACAGCAAAAGAGGATATCTACGCCGACTCACAGGGCAAAAatcggcctgctgctccacAGTGGATGAGATCAGACGGCCTCACAGCTGCCGATTGGGCTGTTGTTACCGACTATATAGAGGTTCTTAGGCCACTTAAAGAGTGTACAAAGCGCTTTGAGGGACGTGGCGAGTATAGCTTTGGCGCGATCGCTGAGGTGATCCCAACGTTTGAGTTTCTACTCACTCAATTAGAAGCTCGCCTCCTCTACTACGATTGCGTAGTCCATGACGCTCACGACGAGGCAcccgaagatcaccttcctATTAATCTACGCGCAGCGCTACTTAAGGCGAACGAGTACTACGCTAaactcgacgactcgccagcttactacgctgctacaatactccatcctcgctacaaacACTACTGCGATCAAGCGTGGGCTGAGAAGCCTGACTGGCTGGCGCTTAATAATCTTAATTTCCAGGCACTGTGGGCGGATTACAAGTCGCTGCCGTTACCGAGGCCTTGCTACACACGCGCACCGAAGAAACCGAGCAATATTGACGACGCGATTGACGGCATTATTGATCCCACACGCGGCAATACTaaggaggatgagtatgagcAGTGGAAGCGCGAGCCAATCGTTGGCAAGGGCACCGATCCTATACAATACTGGTTCGGGCTGCGCGATCAATATCCCAACCTTAGTAAGATGGCGCTTACTATACTCTCTATACCCGCttcaagctgtgagtgtgagcgcgTCTTCAGTGAGCTCGGAGATCTACTAGAGCCTCGCCGACGCTGTATATCACCTGAGCTACTAGCAGCACTACACTCAGTACGACGATGGAGACGGGCAGGTTTTGGTGGCGGCGACAACGACGATATGGGCCAATCAAAGCTTACCGACGAGCAGATGGACGTTTTGTACGAGCTTAGCAAGTGGGTgggcgaagacgacgatCTAGATACATGGGACGACGGCTga
- a CDS encoding FUSC domain containing protein: protein MFSFKTVAVLLALTVSMTSALPQLNSSVATAPDLGLAVLVQHLDACGLRAVGTAAAVGARYTFGRV from the exons ATGTTCAGCTTTAAGACCGTCGCTGTGCTTCTCGCACTCACCGTCTCTATGACGAGCGCCCTACCCCAA CTGAACAGCAGTGTGGCGACTGCTCCCGATTTGGGCCTTGCGGTACTGGTGCAGCACCTCGATGCGTGTGGGCTGCGGGCAGTTGGTACTGCAGCTGCGGTGGGGGCTAGATACACTTTTGGCAGAGTGTAG
- a CDS encoding Dimer-Tnp-hAT domain containing protein: MPDPRHPRKRPAAAPVAAAGRSKRQKGSKSQPITIEASQPSQPFVIDEDTQRETPPTSPRRAILAASQGVDFEMQLRDSIPEDAIVAPVEASEVAAAASEAVDEGEPEPDFDPRMADNFDGINWSRLPRYMKPLRTQKQKKSWVYNYGYRLTLRSNTNRIFWLCHICHKRKAATAGFAETTEATSTAARHLNRDHGITNAGEQPPQQLLGGQKSLEMMLKGGFGVSQRVANEIGNFDVQSFRIAAVSWLVDNNLALCQFEDPAFRRMIHFANPEAEQALWSSRTSVAQFVMRLYNFMQPQVVDELRCAASKIHISFDGWTVKGGKRGFFGIVAHFATAEGDLRDVAIDLPQLSGAHTGDRIADCVAETLQKFNITAQNVGYFMLDNAFNNDTAIATLGAKFGFKSKHRRLRCSAHTINLVGQSIIFGSNKDAFNNDENLAEEEKYLNEWRKQGPLGTLIDVISYIKTPQQYDMFANFQRLARQDLPADDDAKFQILEPVKPCVTRWNSFCSAFERAVLLQPAFNSYVCFYVEQQRVADSHARTKNNKKPQAPAWMRSKGLTAADWAVITEYIEVLKPLKDATKRLEGRGKCGRFGAIYEVIPVFEFLMGRFEQRLRQYERVDFEQREAPEDHISINFRAAWEKLNDYYSKLDDSPAYFAACALHPYYRRYCEKAWRDKPEWLVACMADFRALWAEYTTSTPPTKPSKERDNGAIDEAISYIISDSEDDDELTDEYDRWRKLEPKWTSKQHNSPNVDGNPIKYWVQLQSKYPDLSRFAIDVLSIPASSCECERMFSELGDLLAPRRRKIGSQLLAALQCVRAWNAAGIKLPTSATSQLSDHDLEQLYNLTAWEQPSDSG; the protein is encoded by the exons ATGCCAGACCCTAGGCATCCTCGTAAACGCCCTGCTGCCGCTCCTGTTGCCGCCGCTGGTCGCTCAAAACGCCAGAAAGGCAGTAAATCACAGCCTATAACTATCGAAGCTTCGCAGCCATCTCAACCTTTCGTTATCGACGAGGATACACAGCGCGAGACTCCGCCAACGTCGCCGCGTCGAGCTATACTGGCCGCGAGCCAAGGCGTTGATTTCGAGATGCAGTTGCGCGACTCTATACCCGAAGATGCGATTGTCGCGCCTGTTGAAGCCTCTGAGGTAGCTGCAGCGGCGTCTGAAGCGGTAGATGAAGGCGAGCCAGAGCCTGACTTCGACCCGCGTATGGCCGATAACTTTGATGGCATTAACTGGAGTCGCCTGCCACGGTATATGAAGCCTCTTCGGACacagaagcagaagaaaAGCTGGGTATACAACTACGGTTATCGGCTTACTCTCCGCAGTAATACCAACAGGATATTCTGGCTGTGCCACATCTGTCACAAGCGTAAAGCAGCGACTGCTGGCTTTGCGGAGACGACGGAGGCAACTAGTACTGCTGCGAGGCACCTAAATAGGGATCATGGAATAACAAACGCTGGCGAGCAACCGCCTCAGCAGCTTCTTGGAGGCCAGAAATCGCTAGAAATGATGCTGAAGGGCGGCTTCGGCGTTAGCCAAAGGGTTGCGAACGAgataggaaacttcgacgtacagtCCTTTCGAATAGCAGCTGTTAGCTGGCTTGTTGACAACAACCTCGCCCTCTGCCAGTTCGAAGATCCAGCTTTCCGCAGGATGATACATTTCGCGAATCCTGAAGCTGAGCAGGCGCTCTGGAGTAGTCGCACAAGCGTTGCGCAGTTTgtgatgaggctgtacaACTTCATGCAGCCTCAGGTCGTCGATGAGCTGCGTTGCGCGGCGAGCAAGatacatataagctttgatgggTGGACCGTtaaaggtggcaagcgtggcttcttcggtattgtcgctcactttgccaCGGCTGAGGGCGACCTTAGGGACGTTGCTATTGACCTGCCGCAGCTCTCAGGTGCCCATACTGGCGACAGGATAGCTGATTGTGTCGCTGAAACTCTGCAGAAGTTTAATATAACTGCGCAGAACGTTGGCTACTTTATGCTCGACAACGCGTTCAATAACGACACTGCTATCGCGACCCTTGGAGCGAAGTTTGGCTTTAAGTCTAAGCATCGCCGGCTACGTTGTAGCGCTCATACAATCAACTTAGTTGGCCAGTCGATTATATTTGGCTCAAACAAGGACGCCTTTAACAACGACGAGAACTTGGCT GAGGAAGAGAAATACCTCAACGAGTGGCGTAAGCAGGGCCCATTAGGCACGCTTATAGACGTTATTAGCTACATCAAAACGCCACAACAGTACGACATGTTCGCGAACTTTCAGCGCCTCGCGAGGCAGGACTTACCggccgacgacgacgctAAATTCCAAATACTCGAGCCTGTAAAGCCTTGCGTTACGCGCTGGAACTCCTTTTGTTCAGCGTTTGAGAGAGCTGTATTACTACAACCCGCGTTCAACTCCTACGTTTGTTTCTACGTGGAACAGCAGCGCGTTGCCGACTCACACGCCCGAACGAAGAACAACAAGAAGCCCCAGGCGCCTGCTTGGATGAGATCTAAGGGCCTcacagctgctgattgggcTGTTATAACTGAGTATATTGAGGTGCTGAAGCCGCTGAAAGATGCTACAAAGCGCCTTGAAGGCAGAGGCAAATGTGGCCGTTTCGGTGCGATATACGAGGTTATACCAGTGTTTGagttccttatggggcgcTTTGAGCAGCGTCTCCGGCAGTACGAGAGGGTTGATTTTGAGCAGCGCGAggcgcctgaagatcacaTCTCTATCAACTTTCGCGCAGCGTGGGAGAAGCTCAACGACTACTACAGTAAACTCGACGACTCACCCGCGTACTTTGCGGCCTGCGCTCTTCACCCGTACTATCGACGCTATTGCGAGAAGGCGTGGCGTGATAAGCCTGAGTGGCTCGTCGCCTGTATGGCTGACTTTCGTGCTCTTTGGGCAGAGTATACGACCTCTACTCCTCCAACAAAGCCCTCAAAAGAGCGTGATAACGGCGCTATTGACGAGGCTATCTCGTACATCATAAGCGATAGCGAGGACGATGATGAGCTCACAGATGAGTACGACAGGTGGCGCAAATTGGAGCCAAAGTGGACGAGTAAGCAGCACAACAGCCCTAACGTTGACGGCAACCCTATCAAGTACTGGGTACAGCTTCAGTCTAAGTATCCCGACCTCTCACGCTTTGCGATTGACGTGTTGAGTATTCCAGCGAGCAGTTGCGAGTGCGAGCGCATGTTTAGTGAACTAGGAGATCTACTTGCTCCGCGACGGCGCAAGATTGGGTCACAACTACTCGCCGCGCTTCAATGTGTACGGGCTTGGAATGCCGCTGGCATAAAGCTGCCGACGTCAGCTACAAGCCAACTCTCAGATCACGACCTTGAGCAGTTGTACAACCTCACAGCGTGGGAGCAACCTAGCGATTCCG GATAG
- a CDS encoding Dimer-Tnp-hAT domain containing protein: MIFRCSANRGNFINNFIEPAGLTENEEDEYEAWKRSEPIAGEGVDPIKYWVELRDRHPSLSKFAIDMLSIPGSSCECERLFSELGDLLEPRRRSISPQLLAAIQCDRRWIRAGFGSGEVPVKGVISDEEMDAKYGVHKWDIS, from the exons atgatttttaggtgtagtgc AAATCGCGGCAACTTTATCAACAactttattgagcctgcagggcttacggagaacgaggaagatgaatatgaggcttggaaacgcagcgaaccgatcgctggcgagggcgtcgaccctataaaatactgggtagaactccgcgatcgccaccctagccttagcaaatttgctatcgacatgctatcaatcccaggctcaagctgtgagtgtgagcgcttattcagcgagctgggtgacctcctcgagccccgtcggcgcagcatttctccgcaacttctagcagcaatacagtgcgatcgacgatggataagagctggatttggcagtggtgaggtgcctgtaaagggggttatcagcgatgaggagatggacgcgaaatacggtgtacataagtgggatattagctga